Proteins encoded together in one Planctomyces sp. SH-PL14 window:
- a CDS encoding thiolase family protein, with product MSNESYIVGAVRTPIGALGGALATVPAPELGATCIRALLERSGLAPGELDEVILGNVVSSGIGQNPARQAAIRGGVPVSVGAMTVNKVCGSGLRAVALADQAIRLGEAHAVVAGGIESMSLAPYLLPYARRGYRLGNAELVDAMIHDGLWDVYHGKSMGCFGDQCAAKFGFSREEQDDYAVRSYTRAQRAIADGVFRDEIVPVEVPGRKGPTLVTEDEEPARFQEDKLRSLRPAFSDHGTVTAGNGSSVNDGAAALLVLSKARCEERGLTPLARIVGSATFSREPEWFTIAPIDAIRELMAKTGWSIDRTDQFEINEAFSCVALAAQRELGIPDEKLNPFGGAVALGHPIGASGARLIVTLLTGLARTGGTRGVACLCVGGGEAVALAVERIV from the coding sequence ATGTCGAACGAGTCCTACATCGTCGGGGCCGTGCGGACGCCGATCGGGGCCCTCGGCGGTGCGCTGGCGACGGTTCCCGCTCCGGAGCTGGGGGCGACCTGCATCCGGGCGCTTCTCGAACGGTCCGGGCTCGCTCCCGGTGAACTCGACGAGGTCATCCTCGGCAACGTCGTCAGCAGCGGCATCGGCCAGAACCCCGCGCGGCAGGCGGCGATCCGCGGCGGCGTCCCGGTCTCGGTCGGGGCCATGACGGTCAACAAGGTCTGCGGTTCAGGCCTGCGGGCCGTGGCGCTGGCGGACCAGGCGATCCGGCTCGGCGAGGCGCACGCCGTCGTCGCGGGCGGGATCGAGAGCATGAGCCTCGCCCCCTATCTGCTGCCTTATGCCCGCCGCGGGTACCGGCTCGGGAATGCAGAGCTTGTCGACGCCATGATTCACGACGGCCTGTGGGACGTCTACCACGGGAAGTCGATGGGCTGTTTCGGCGACCAGTGTGCGGCGAAGTTCGGCTTCTCGCGGGAGGAGCAGGACGACTACGCGGTCCGCAGCTACACCCGCGCTCAGCGGGCGATCGCCGACGGAGTCTTCCGGGATGAGATCGTCCCGGTCGAGGTCCCCGGCCGAAAGGGGCCGACGCTTGTCACCGAGGACGAAGAGCCGGCCCGCTTCCAGGAGGACAAGCTCCGCTCCCTCCGCCCGGCCTTCAGCGACCACGGAACCGTGACCGCCGGCAACGGCTCGAGCGTCAATGACGGTGCCGCGGCCCTCCTTGTTCTGTCCAAGGCCCGCTGCGAGGAGCGGGGGCTGACTCCCCTGGCGCGGATCGTCGGCAGCGCGACGTTCAGCCGGGAGCCCGAGTGGTTCACGATCGCGCCGATCGACGCCATTCGGGAACTGATGGCCAAGACCGGCTGGTCGATCGATCGAACCGACCAGTTCGAGATCAACGAGGCCTTCTCCTGCGTGGCTCTGGCGGCCCAGCGGGAACTGGGGATCCCGGATGAAAAGCTCAACCCGTTCGGCGGGGCAGTCGCCCTCGGCCATCCGATCGGCGCCAGCGGCGCCCGGCTGATCGTGACCCTCCTGACCGGCCTCGCCCGCACCGGCGGGACGCGGGGGGTCGCCTGTCTCTGCGTTGGCGGGGGAGAAGCGGTCGCGCTGGCGGTCGAGCGAATTGTCTGA
- a CDS encoding thiolase family protein, translating to MTSSNSTTQQTPLPPLAVVSGVRTPFAKAYGALADVPADELGRIALREAVSRSGLSPGDVDEVVFGNVAGPPESANVSRVIALRAGIPQDRPAHTVNRNCASGMESIISAWQILREGRARVVVAGGTESMSQVPLLWRREMQEWLFEFRKAKWGGKLKLLARLRPSYFQPVAGLELGLTDPVCGLNMGETAEVIAKEFGISREDQDAFALASHQRVTAAWERCFYSGEVTPVVYEPPTGEAEETAETKLERDVGPRAGQTLQALAKLRPIFDKHGTVTAGNSCPITDGAAALTLMSADRAKAEGRTPLGYVHGYAIAGCDPRRMGLGPVYAIRKLLASSGLTLRDFELFEINEAFAAQVLACQRALASRTFAEKEWGGTEAIGEIDPERLNVNGGAIALGHPVGVSGTRLVLTLLRALKERGLQRGLASLCVGGGQGVAVWVERTEEKRT from the coding sequence ATGACCAGCTCCAACTCCACGACTCAACAGACTCCGCTCCCGCCGCTGGCGGTCGTCAGCGGAGTCCGGACGCCGTTCGCGAAAGCCTACGGCGCCCTGGCGGACGTTCCCGCCGATGAGCTCGGCCGGATCGCTCTGCGGGAAGCGGTCTCGCGAAGCGGCCTCTCGCCGGGTGACGTCGACGAGGTCGTCTTCGGGAACGTCGCCGGCCCGCCCGAATCGGCCAACGTCTCCCGCGTCATCGCGCTCCGGGCCGGCATCCCCCAGGACCGGCCAGCCCATACCGTCAACCGGAACTGCGCCTCCGGGATGGAGTCGATCATCTCGGCCTGGCAGATCCTTCGCGAAGGTCGCGCCAGGGTGGTCGTGGCCGGCGGGACGGAGTCGATGTCGCAGGTCCCGCTCCTCTGGCGGCGGGAGATGCAGGAGTGGCTATTCGAATTCCGGAAAGCCAAGTGGGGAGGGAAGCTGAAACTGCTGGCCCGGCTCCGCCCCTCCTACTTCCAGCCGGTCGCCGGATTGGAGCTTGGCCTGACCGACCCGGTCTGCGGCCTCAACATGGGAGAGACCGCCGAGGTCATCGCGAAGGAGTTCGGCATCTCCCGCGAGGACCAGGACGCCTTCGCCCTCGCGAGCCATCAGCGCGTCACCGCGGCCTGGGAACGCTGCTTCTACTCCGGTGAGGTGACGCCGGTCGTCTACGAGCCCCCCACTGGCGAGGCGGAGGAGACCGCGGAAACCAAGCTCGAACGCGACGTCGGTCCGCGGGCCGGTCAAACGCTGCAGGCCCTCGCAAAGCTCCGGCCGATCTTCGACAAGCATGGGACCGTGACGGCGGGGAACAGTTGTCCGATCACCGACGGCGCCGCGGCCCTGACGCTGATGTCGGCCGACCGCGCGAAGGCCGAAGGAAGGACGCCGCTGGGTTACGTCCACGGCTACGCGATTGCTGGCTGCGACCCGCGGCGGATGGGACTCGGCCCTGTCTACGCCATCCGCAAACTTCTGGCGTCGAGCGGCCTCACGCTCCGCGATTTCGAGCTCTTCGAAATCAACGAAGCGTTCGCCGCCCAGGTCCTCGCCTGTCAGCGGGCGCTGGCGTCGCGGACCTTCGCCGAGAAAGAATGGGGCGGGACCGAGGCGATCGGCGAGATCGACCCTGAGCGTCTCAACGTGAACGGCGGTGCGATCGCCCTGGGGCACCCGGTCGGAGTGAGCGGGACGCGGCTCGTCCTGACACTTCTGCGGGCGCTGAAGGAACGGGGGCTCCAACGGGGCCTTGCGTCCCTCTGCGTCGGGGGGGGCCAGGGGGTCGCGGTGTGGGTCGAGAGAACCGAGGAGAAGAGGACATGA
- a CDS encoding acyl-CoA dehydrogenase family protein, producing MSTLQKPPRAASPAERSTFAAEALKLGGKSEEEVRRMGAVDAADDQVEALYAARYQTVNSPVHRAVWDDQFPVDLFHFDSVASPSECAAQTMDEAIHVAHRHVQLGTLLDEHRKIRQPVLDDLAATGYWGLLIGPEYGGRGATFTQFAKFLTRMATVDPTLAGLASVHGCIGAVDPLLTFGNADQKRRLLPRLASGEKLSAFALTEPCAGSDLTALRTVAVRDGDDYLVTGEKLFITNVLPGRMIGVVCRIDGRPAVLIAELPDHETDEFRLKRYSLYALQHAHNYGILFNNFRVPAENLLEAEDGDGLTIAYHGLNRGRVALCANAAGTMRAMLMDILPWARFRRTYGEPIMNRELVQRRAGELAGLIVACDALTEWCAGLLDLGYRGEMECVIAKIFGSEAQKHAAIELHMKTHGGRSFLGGHLFGDNVHDLLAPCIYEGEGEMLGLAFFKSLVKDHGRRYFEPIGKTLQAAGIRRPNLANPAHLWTLREPLWNYSKWRFGKMLHTGRPRFQDLAPALWPHAEWSAGFLQDAAIEVSATMRKHQLKLADRQCRMAELSKRIQTAVVILCTSLYAGSQSDERIRKAGELLARRLTAELTGRRPSDAYLRAVTELGAELADHDLPGTSDILERPILMPYDAEAAS from the coding sequence ATGAGTACCCTTCAGAAACCTCCGCGCGCCGCATCGCCGGCAGAACGTTCGACCTTCGCCGCCGAAGCCCTGAAGCTCGGCGGCAAGTCCGAAGAGGAAGTCCGCCGGATGGGGGCGGTCGATGCCGCCGACGACCAGGTCGAGGCCCTCTACGCCGCCCGCTATCAGACGGTCAACAGCCCGGTCCACCGCGCCGTCTGGGACGACCAGTTCCCCGTCGACCTGTTCCACTTCGACTCCGTCGCCTCCCCCTCCGAGTGCGCCGCCCAGACGATGGACGAGGCGATCCACGTCGCCCACCGTCACGTCCAGCTCGGAACGCTCCTCGACGAGCATCGCAAGATCCGGCAGCCGGTCCTCGATGACCTCGCCGCCACCGGCTACTGGGGGCTCCTGATCGGTCCCGAGTACGGGGGCCGCGGGGCGACGTTCACCCAGTTTGCAAAATTCCTGACCCGGATGGCGACGGTCGATCCGACGCTGGCCGGGCTCGCCTCCGTCCACGGCTGCATCGGCGCGGTCGACCCGCTGCTGACGTTCGGCAATGCGGACCAGAAGCGCCGTCTCCTCCCGCGGCTCGCCAGCGGAGAGAAGCTCTCCGCCTTCGCGCTCACGGAACCGTGCGCCGGGTCCGACCTGACCGCCCTCCGGACCGTCGCGGTCCGGGACGGAGACGACTACCTCGTCACGGGCGAGAAACTGTTCATCACGAACGTCCTTCCCGGCCGGATGATCGGAGTCGTCTGCCGGATCGACGGCCGCCCGGCAGTCCTGATCGCCGAGCTCCCGGACCACGAGACCGATGAGTTCCGCCTGAAGCGGTACTCCCTTTACGCCCTCCAGCACGCCCACAACTACGGGATCCTGTTCAACAACTTCCGCGTCCCCGCCGAGAACCTGCTGGAGGCGGAGGACGGAGACGGCCTGACGATCGCCTACCACGGGCTGAACCGCGGCCGCGTCGCCCTGTGTGCCAACGCCGCCGGAACGATGCGGGCAATGCTGATGGACATCCTCCCCTGGGCCCGGTTCCGCCGGACCTATGGCGAGCCGATCATGAACCGCGAGCTCGTGCAGCGGCGGGCGGGCGAGCTCGCGGGACTGATCGTCGCCTGCGACGCCCTGACTGAATGGTGCGCAGGACTCCTGGACCTTGGCTACCGCGGCGAGATGGAGTGCGTCATCGCCAAGATCTTCGGGAGTGAAGCCCAGAAGCACGCCGCGATCGAGCTGCACATGAAGACCCACGGCGGGCGGTCGTTCCTCGGCGGCCACCTCTTCGGCGACAACGTGCACGATCTCCTGGCCCCCTGCATCTATGAAGGGGAAGGGGAGATGCTCGGCCTCGCGTTCTTCAAGTCGCTCGTGAAGGACCACGGCCGTCGGTACTTCGAGCCGATCGGGAAGACGCTCCAGGCCGCCGGTATCCGCCGGCCGAACCTCGCCAATCCGGCCCATCTCTGGACGCTCCGCGAGCCGCTGTGGAACTACTCCAAGTGGCGGTTCGGCAAGATGCTCCACACGGGGCGGCCGCGGTTCCAGGACCTGGCTCCCGCTCTCTGGCCGCACGCCGAATGGTCCGCGGGCTTCCTGCAGGACGCGGCGATTGAAGTCTCGGCCACGATGCGGAAGCACCAGCTCAAGCTCGCCGACCGACAGTGCCGGATGGCGGAGCTCTCGAAGCGAATTCAGACCGCCGTTGTGATCCTCTGCACGAGCCTGTACGCCGGCAGCCAGTCCGACGAACGGATCCGCAAAGCGGGCGAGCTCCTGGCCCGCCGGCTCACCGCCGAGCTGACCGGCCGCCGTCCCTCGGACGCCTATCTGCGGGCGGTCACGGAACTCGGCGCCGAGCTCGCCGACCACGACCTCCCCGGCACCAGCGACATCCTCGAACGCCCGATCCTCATGCCTTACGACGCCGAGGCCGCGTCATAG
- a CDS encoding 3-hydroxyacyl-CoA dehydrogenase NAD-binding domain-containing protein, whose product MSDYQHLRLDRDSRGVVTVTIDVAGSPVNVFNEALLHEVSSLVDELNGDTSARLIVFRSNKPSGFLAGADVHRIQQIASVDEAEHVLKLGQTLFSRIEALPAPTVAVIHGPCLGGGLEFALACRYRAARDDAATRIGLPETQLGLVPGWGGTQRLPRVVGATAAVQMILEGSRLTAPEAHEKGLVDAVLSPERFEEDLSAFLDHCLKGDSAERPHHGWLARLQDDTSLGQKVVLWQADRHIASKSRQYPALPAAIRAIEAGLQHGMEKGLETERTEFCRVLFDPSCRNLLEIFMRRERARKRSTWVSEEVARRPPIKSVAVLGAGTMGSGIAQLAATQGCSVWLMDLNDDLVAAGMKKIEALTEQAVRKNVLTAADAEKALKSITPTTEMESFAHADLVIEAVLEKMEIKQQAFRKLDTLLPPESLIASNTSALSIGEIGSVTGRTDRIAGLHFFNPVHKMPLVEIVRSPQTSDATVAALVDLTRQLGKTPIVVAEGPGFLVSRVLFQYLDEAVRLVGEGVAADQIDREAKQFGLPMGPLELLDLVGLDVSAEIAGTMRSLGLEESPTPDRLAEMVAAGSKGQKSGAGFYHYTKGQRGAPAVLPWAAEDSARLPAEVELGGEELTGLQQRLVFSLINSAADCVQEGIVAEPWMADLGMILGTGFPPFRGGPMTLIDHWGRDRVVEVLQTLCEVCGPRFRPSEFFSSRRPVNGTPARRFDHGNGSPPSPTAEHPSEQEIPR is encoded by the coding sequence ATGAGCGACTACCAGCATCTGCGTCTCGACCGGGACAGCCGCGGCGTCGTGACGGTGACGATCGACGTCGCCGGATCGCCGGTCAATGTCTTCAACGAAGCGCTGCTCCACGAGGTCTCGTCCCTCGTCGACGAGCTCAATGGCGATACGTCAGCCCGCCTCATCGTCTTCCGCAGCAACAAGCCCAGCGGCTTCCTGGCCGGGGCCGATGTCCACCGGATCCAGCAGATCGCTTCCGTGGATGAGGCGGAGCATGTCCTGAAGCTCGGCCAGACGCTGTTCAGCCGGATCGAAGCCCTTCCGGCCCCGACCGTCGCGGTCATCCACGGCCCGTGCCTCGGCGGAGGACTCGAGTTCGCCCTCGCCTGCCGCTACCGGGCCGCGCGGGACGACGCCGCGACGCGGATCGGCCTGCCGGAAACCCAGCTCGGCCTAGTCCCCGGCTGGGGCGGGACACAGCGGCTGCCGCGCGTCGTCGGCGCCACGGCGGCGGTCCAGATGATCCTCGAAGGGAGCCGGCTTACGGCGCCCGAAGCGCACGAGAAGGGACTCGTCGATGCGGTACTGAGCCCCGAGCGATTCGAGGAAGACCTGTCGGCATTTCTCGACCATTGCCTCAAGGGTGACTCTGCGGAACGACCGCACCACGGATGGCTCGCGCGGCTGCAGGACGACACCTCGCTCGGCCAGAAGGTGGTCCTCTGGCAGGCCGATCGCCACATCGCGAGCAAGTCGCGGCAGTACCCCGCGCTCCCGGCCGCCATCCGGGCTATCGAAGCCGGACTTCAGCACGGGATGGAGAAGGGACTCGAAACCGAGCGGACCGAATTCTGCCGCGTCCTGTTCGATCCCTCCTGCCGGAACCTGCTCGAGATCTTCATGCGGCGGGAACGGGCCCGGAAGCGGAGCACCTGGGTTTCGGAAGAAGTCGCCAGGCGGCCCCCCATCAAGAGCGTCGCCGTCCTGGGAGCCGGCACGATGGGGAGCGGCATCGCCCAGCTCGCGGCGACACAGGGCTGCTCCGTCTGGCTCATGGATCTCAACGACGATCTTGTCGCCGCCGGGATGAAGAAGATCGAGGCCCTGACCGAACAGGCGGTCCGCAAGAACGTCCTCACGGCAGCCGACGCCGAGAAGGCCCTGAAGTCGATCACCCCCACGACCGAGATGGAATCGTTCGCCCATGCCGACCTCGTCATCGAGGCGGTTCTGGAGAAGATGGAGATCAAGCAGCAGGCCTTCCGGAAGCTGGACACGCTGCTCCCTCCCGAATCGCTGATTGCCTCGAACACCTCGGCTCTCTCGATTGGCGAGATCGGCAGCGTGACCGGCCGGACCGACCGCATCGCCGGTCTGCACTTCTTCAACCCGGTCCACAAGATGCCGCTGGTCGAGATCGTCCGCTCCCCGCAGACATCCGACGCCACCGTCGCGGCCCTCGTGGATCTCACGCGGCAGCTCGGTAAGACACCGATCGTCGTCGCCGAAGGGCCCGGCTTCCTCGTGAGCCGTGTCCTGTTCCAGTACCTCGACGAAGCAGTCCGGCTCGTGGGCGAAGGGGTCGCGGCGGACCAGATCGATCGGGAAGCGAAACAGTTCGGCCTCCCGATGGGACCGCTCGAACTCCTCGACCTCGTCGGTCTCGATGTCTCGGCCGAGATCGCCGGCACGATGCGATCGCTCGGCTTGGAAGAGAGCCCCACACCTGACCGGCTGGCCGAGATGGTCGCGGCCGGCTCGAAGGGGCAGAAGTCCGGGGCCGGCTTCTATCACTACACCAAAGGACAACGCGGCGCGCCGGCCGTCCTCCCCTGGGCCGCGGAAGATTCGGCCCGGCTTCCGGCGGAGGTGGAGCTTGGCGGCGAGGAGCTGACGGGACTCCAGCAGCGGCTCGTCTTCTCGCTCATCAACTCGGCGGCGGACTGCGTCCAGGAGGGGATCGTGGCCGAGCCCTGGATGGCGGACCTCGGCATGATCCTCGGGACCGGCTTCCCGCCGTTCCGCGGCGGACCGATGACGCTCATTGATCACTGGGGCCGCGATCGCGTCGTCGAAGTCCTCCAGACCCTCTGCGAAGTCTGCGGCCCCCGGTTCCGGCCGAGCGAGTTCTTCTCGTCGCGCCGCCCCGTGAATGGAACGCCCGCCCGCCGCTTCGATCATGGCAACGGGTCCCCCCCGTCGCCGACGGCGGAGCACCCCTCCGAACAGGAGATTCCCCGATGA
- the larE gene encoding ATP-dependent sacrificial sulfur transferase LarE, translated as MGASHVSGLSIEQTTKRDHLLEILARCGRVAVAFSAGVDSTVVAKAAALACGDRALAVTARSASLASGELEEAETLAREIGITHRVIETEEFADERYRRNAGDRCYYCKSELYTHLEGLAGPLGVDVIVNGANLDDLGDHRPGMVAAREHSVRSPLIEAKLNKEDVRALAKDWALPIWDKPAMPCLSSRIAYGVEVTPERVANIDAAEQFLRQRLGIRELRVRLEQNDLARIEVTPADIARLAEEPVRLALVSAFTRLGFRAVTLDLKGFQSGGFNALLSSDALLTSFHP; from the coding sequence ATGGGAGCGAGTCACGTGTCTGGTCTGTCGATCGAACAAACTACCAAGCGAGACCACCTGCTGGAGATCCTGGCCCGCTGCGGACGCGTCGCCGTCGCGTTCTCCGCCGGAGTCGACAGCACCGTCGTCGCCAAGGCCGCCGCCCTCGCCTGCGGTGACCGGGCCCTCGCGGTCACCGCCCGCAGCGCCAGCCTCGCCTCGGGAGAACTGGAAGAGGCGGAGACGCTCGCCCGCGAGATCGGAATCACCCACCGCGTCATCGAAACAGAGGAGTTCGCCGACGAACGCTACCGCCGCAACGCCGGCGACCGCTGCTACTACTGCAAGTCCGAACTCTACACCCACTTGGAAGGACTCGCCGGCCCCCTCGGGGTCGACGTCATCGTCAACGGCGCAAACCTCGACGACCTCGGAGACCATCGCCCCGGCATGGTCGCGGCCCGGGAGCACTCCGTCCGCAGCCCGCTCATCGAAGCGAAGCTCAACAAGGAAGACGTCCGGGCCCTGGCGAAAGACTGGGCACTCCCGATCTGGGACAAGCCGGCGATGCCCTGCCTCTCCAGCCGCATCGCCTACGGCGTCGAAGTCACGCCGGAACGCGTCGCGAATATCGACGCCGCCGAGCAGTTCCTCCGGCAGCGGCTCGGAATCCGCGAGCTGCGGGTCCGCCTCGAACAGAACGACCTGGCCCGCATCGAGGTCACCCCGGCAGACATCGCCCGGCTCGCCGAAGAGCCGGTCCGGCTGGCCCTCGTGAGCGCGTTCACCCGGCTCGGCTTCCGCGCCGTGACGCTGGACCTCAAGGGGTTCCAGAGCGGCGGGTTCAACGCCCTGCTCTCTTCCGACGCGCTCCTGACCTCATTTCACCCGTGA
- a CDS encoding SIS domain-containing protein gives MSAAEKILSFADIEPLRQAREIIRLEAEALADLARRLDSGFCDAVDRLSECRGSVIVSGMGKAGLIGQKITATLSSTGTRAHFLHPAEAVHGDLGCLHPEDVFLALSNSGETEELTAILPTVRRLRIPIVAITSSERSTLGRNADIRVLLGKIPEVDPWGLAPTTTTTAMLAVGDALALVLSRRRGFTPEQFAVFHPAGSLGRKLRVVTEMMRGLDRIRSAPETATVREVLTASSQTGRRIGAVVLTDAEGRLSGIFTDSDLARLLGRRQDASLDQPVSQVMTRNPLNVPTTATHGDVVAILASRKISELPVVDADRRPVGMIDITDVIGWEGEEGRI, from the coding sequence ATGTCCGCCGCCGAGAAGATCCTTTCCTTCGCGGACATCGAACCCCTCCGCCAGGCCCGCGAAATCATCCGCCTGGAAGCGGAAGCCCTCGCCGACCTCGCCCGCCGCCTCGACTCCGGCTTCTGCGACGCCGTCGACCGCCTCTCCGAATGCCGCGGCAGCGTCATCGTCTCCGGCATGGGCAAAGCCGGCCTCATCGGCCAGAAGATCACCGCCACCCTCTCCTCCACCGGCACCCGCGCCCACTTCCTCCACCCCGCCGAAGCAGTCCACGGCGACCTCGGCTGCCTCCACCCCGAAGACGTCTTCCTCGCCCTCTCCAACAGCGGCGAAACCGAAGAACTGACCGCCATCCTCCCGACCGTCCGCCGGCTGCGGATCCCCATCGTCGCCATCACCTCCTCCGAACGCAGCACCCTCGGCCGCAACGCCGACATCCGCGTCCTCCTCGGCAAGATCCCCGAGGTCGACCCCTGGGGCCTCGCCCCCACGACCACCACCACCGCCATGCTGGCGGTCGGAGACGCCCTCGCCCTCGTCCTCAGCCGCCGCCGCGGCTTCACCCCGGAACAGTTCGCCGTCTTCCACCCCGCCGGCAGCCTCGGCCGCAAGCTCCGCGTCGTCACCGAGATGATGCGGGGCCTCGACCGGATCCGCAGTGCCCCCGAGACCGCCACGGTCCGCGAGGTCCTGACCGCCTCTTCGCAAACCGGCCGCCGGATCGGTGCCGTCGTCCTGACCGACGCCGAGGGCCGCCTCTCCGGCATCTTCACCGACAGCGACCTCGCCCGGCTCCTGGGGCGGCGACAGGACGCCTCGCTCGATCAACCGGTCTCGCAGGTCATGACCCGCAACCCGCTGAACGTCCCCACTACGGCGACCCACGGAGACGTCGTCGCCATCCTGGCCTCCCGCAAGATCAGCGAACTCCCGGTCGTCGACGCCGACCGCCGCCCGGTCGGAATGATCGACATCACGGACGTCATCGGCTGGGAGGGGGAGGAGGGAAGGATCTAG
- the rpmA gene encoding 50S ribosomal protein L27, with amino-acid sequence MAHKKGQGSTRNGRDSNGQRRGVKRYGGEQVIAGNILVRQCGTKFHAGRGVGQGKDYTLFALVDGTVLFDQEGRRVNIVAAAG; translated from the coding sequence ATGGCACATAAGAAGGGACAAGGGTCCACCCGGAACGGACGCGATTCCAACGGCCAGCGTCGGGGCGTCAAGCGGTACGGCGGCGAGCAGGTCATCGCCGGCAACATCCTCGTCCGCCAGTGCGGCACCAAGTTCCACGCGGGACGCGGCGTCGGCCAGGGGAAGGATTACACGCTGTTCGCCCTCGTCGACGGCACCGTCCTGTTCGACCAGGAAGGCCGCCGCGTCAACATCGTCGCTGCCGCCGGCTGA